From Enterococcus mundtii, the proteins below share one genomic window:
- a CDS encoding glycosyltransferase family 4 protein: MKILYVTTISNTLNAFLIPHIEMLINEGHEVSVGCSIEQPLKPFFQDYDIEVYQIPFSRSPFSKYNLSAYQSLKSIVNEEDFDIVHTHTPIASMITRLACKKLKTKVFYTAHGFHFYKGASAINWLFYYPIEKYLSRYTDTLITINQEDFQRASDHFFAKNVYLVNGVGLPLEACNKPIDRVKKREELGIDVEAKVILSVGELNDNKNHKVVIEALREFKNKNFKYLICGVGPLENELIRQINEFGLSHKIELLGYRNDIIEILKISDLFIFPSKREGLPVSVMEAMANGVPVMASNIRGNMDLITQGENGILFTDNIDLIGSLSDFFSENLPIKKYAQIASESIRKYGEEIVIKQISDIYSE; this comes from the coding sequence CTGAAAATTTTATATGTAACGACAATATCTAATACTTTAAATGCATTTCTTATTCCACATATTGAAATGTTAATTAATGAAGGGCATGAAGTAAGCGTTGGTTGCTCAATTGAGCAACCTCTAAAGCCATTTTTTCAAGATTATGATATTGAAGTTTATCAAATCCCGTTTAGTAGAAGTCCATTCTCAAAATATAATTTATCTGCATACCAAAGTCTTAAGAGTATTGTTAATGAAGAAGATTTTGACATCGTTCACACCCATACACCTATAGCATCTATGATTACTCGATTAGCATGCAAAAAATTGAAAACTAAAGTATTTTATACTGCTCATGGTTTTCATTTTTATAAAGGTGCAAGTGCAATAAACTGGCTTTTTTACTATCCGATTGAAAAATATTTGTCTAGATATACAGATACGCTGATTACTATAAATCAAGAGGATTTTCAACGTGCATCAGATCATTTTTTTGCTAAGAACGTCTATTTAGTAAATGGTGTAGGGTTACCTCTTGAAGCATGTAATAAACCTATTGATCGAGTGAAAAAAAGAGAAGAATTGGGGATTGATGTAGAAGCGAAAGTTATTCTATCTGTGGGAGAACTTAATGATAATAAAAATCATAAAGTTGTAATTGAGGCATTGAGAGAATTTAAAAATAAAAATTTCAAATACTTGATTTGTGGAGTTGGTCCTCTAGAAAATGAGTTAATTCGTCAAATAAATGAATTTGGACTATCACATAAAATAGAACTGCTTGGCTATAGAAATGATATCATTGAGATATTGAAGATTAGTGATTTATTTATTTTCCCTTCAAAAAGAGAAGGGCTTCCAGTCTCAGTTATGGAAGCCATGGCTAATGGAGTTCCTGTAATGGCATCTAATATAAGGGGAAATATGGATTTGATCACTCAAGGAGAAAATGGAATACTGTTCACCGATAATATAGATTTAATAGGCTCGCTAAGTGATTTCTTCTCAGAAAATCTTCCGATAAAGAAATATGCTCAAATTGCAAGCGAATCAATAAGGAAATATGGTGAAGAGATAGTTATAAAGCAAATAAGTGATATATACAGTGAGTAA
- a CDS encoding sugar transferase translates to MNNKSVYQKWGKRALDICFSALALVVLSPVLLIVALLVKIKLGSPIIFKQDRPGKDEVIFSMYKFRTMTDAKDANGNYLPDNVRLTKFGQLLRATSLDELPELWNILKGDMSFVGPRPLLVEYLPLYNENQRKRHSVRPGLTGLAQVKGRNAISWGEKFEYDCYYVENCTFMHDIIIFFLTINKVIRHEGISSSSSVTIEKFEGNDTN, encoded by the coding sequence ATGAATAATAAAAGCGTATATCAGAAATGGGGAAAAAGAGCATTAGATATATGTTTCTCAGCTCTTGCTCTTGTTGTCTTATCGCCTGTTCTTTTAATCGTAGCTCTTTTAGTAAAAATTAAATTGGGCTCTCCAATCATATTTAAGCAAGATCGACCTGGAAAAGATGAAGTCATTTTTTCCATGTATAAATTTCGTACAATGACGGATGCAAAAGATGCAAATGGAAATTACTTACCTGATAATGTTCGGTTAACGAAATTTGGACAATTACTACGAGCAACCAGTTTAGACGAATTACCTGAACTTTGGAATATCTTAAAAGGGGATATGTCCTTTGTGGGTCCAAGACCTTTATTAGTTGAATATTTGCCTTTATATAATGAGAATCAAAGAAAACGTCATAGCGTCCGCCCAGGATTGACTGGATTAGCGCAAGTCAAGGGTAGGAATGCGATTAGTTGGGGAGAGAAGTTTGAGTATGATTGCTACTATGTAGAAAACTGTACATTTATGCATGATATTATAATCTTTTTTTTAACAATCAATAAAGTTATTAGACACGAAGGTATTAGCTCAAGTTCTAGCGTAACGATAGAGAAGTTTGAAGGGAATGATACAAACTGA
- a CDS encoding DegT/DnrJ/EryC1/StrS family aminotransferase produces MENERILLASPHMSDEGYEQEYVKEAFDTNWVAPLGANVNNFEKELAEYVGIDHAAALTSGTAAIHLALKAAGVGEDDIVICQSLTFSATVNPIVYQGAKPVFVDSDNETWNMDPEQLRIALEKYPEAKAVVVVHLYGLSADLDEIIKICKEYQVTLIEDAAESLGTTYKGQYTGTFGEYGIYSFNGNKIITTSGGGMAVSNNPERIEKIRFWSTQSREQARHYQHNEIGYNYRMSNIVAGIGRGQLKVLSDRINKKRYIYDYYKRELSDIPSISFMPENEWNQPNYWLSVILLSDVDTNMLMDELDKANIEARPVWKPMHLQPIFAEYDYVGNNVAETLFNTGVCLPSDTKMTDEDLSRVVKTIKRVLQHE; encoded by the coding sequence ATGGAAAATGAACGAATACTCCTAGCATCACCACATATGAGTGATGAAGGATACGAACAAGAATACGTCAAGGAGGCATTTGACACCAACTGGGTTGCTCCGCTTGGTGCAAATGTCAATAACTTTGAAAAAGAATTGGCTGAGTATGTAGGGATTGACCATGCGGCTGCATTGACTTCAGGTACAGCAGCCATCCATTTAGCATTAAAAGCAGCTGGGGTTGGAGAAGATGATATTGTGATTTGTCAATCATTAACATTTTCAGCTACTGTAAACCCTATCGTCTATCAAGGTGCAAAACCAGTGTTTGTAGATAGTGATAATGAAACTTGGAATATGGACCCTGAACAACTTAGAATCGCTTTAGAGAAATATCCTGAAGCAAAAGCAGTAGTTGTCGTTCATTTATACGGTTTATCTGCAGATTTAGATGAAATCATCAAGATATGTAAAGAATATCAAGTGACCTTGATCGAAGATGCGGCAGAGTCACTAGGTACAACATATAAAGGTCAATATACTGGCACATTTGGGGAATATGGTATCTATTCTTTTAATGGGAATAAAATAATCACCACCTCTGGTGGAGGAATGGCTGTTTCAAATAATCCAGAAAGAATTGAAAAAATTCGATTTTGGTCAACACAATCCCGGGAACAAGCACGTCATTATCAACATAATGAAATAGGCTATAACTATCGTATGAGCAATATTGTAGCAGGGATCGGCAGAGGACAGCTAAAAGTATTGTCAGACCGAATCAACAAGAAACGATATATTTATGATTACTATAAACGTGAACTATCTGACATTCCTTCCATTTCCTTCATGCCTGAAAATGAATGGAATCAACCTAATTATTGGCTAAGTGTGATTTTGCTTTCAGATGTGGATACGAATATGCTTATGGATGAATTGGATAAAGCAAATATCGAAGCACGTCCTGTCTGGAAACCAATGCATCTACAACCAATTTTTGCAGAATATGATTATGTTGGAAATAATGTTGCTGAAACATTATTTAATACTGGTGTGTGTTTGCCATCAGATACGAAGATGACAGATGAAGATTTGTCTCGAGTCGTGAAAACAATTAAGCGAGTGTTACAACATGAATAA
- a CDS encoding acetyltransferase, translating to MKAIIVGAGGFGKELAFLLSRQSEYELIGFVDDVKTVDEKIVGIPVLGKIELLTKMELKIAVFIGIANPHIKEKIFLELKGNNNLTFPNLIDATALVGLNVQLGIGNILMPYTTYTADITIGNFNMFNIYSTIGHDSKIGNYNSIYPNVNLSGYALLGNRNEIGVGTKVIPEVSIGQGNIIGAGSVVVKDIHNNTKSVGVPAKIIESWD from the coding sequence ATGAAAGCAATAATTGTTGGTGCTGGAGGATTCGGTAAAGAACTCGCCTTTTTATTAAGTAGACAGTCCGAATATGAGTTAATTGGCTTTGTTGATGATGTCAAGACGGTAGATGAAAAAATTGTTGGAATACCAGTGCTAGGAAAAATAGAATTATTAACAAAAATGGAACTAAAGATTGCTGTATTTATAGGAATTGCTAATCCGCATATTAAGGAAAAAATTTTTTTGGAATTGAAAGGTAATAATAATCTGACATTTCCAAATTTGATTGATGCTACTGCTTTAGTAGGATTGAATGTACAACTAGGTATAGGGAACATTTTGATGCCTTACACAACTTATACAGCCGATATAACAATAGGTAATTTCAATATGTTCAATATCTATTCAACAATTGGGCATGATTCAAAGATAGGAAACTATAATTCAATCTATCCAAATGTAAATCTGTCTGGTTATGCACTATTAGGCAATCGAAATGAAATCGGAGTCGGAACTAAAGTGATACCAGAAGTCTCGATTGGCCAAGGAAATATTATAGGCGCAGGAAGTGTAGTTGTTAAGGATATTCATAACAATACAAAAAGTGTGGGTGTGCCTGCAAAAATAATAGAAAGTTGGGATTAA
- a CDS encoding polysaccharide biosynthesis protein: MFELTRRRKVIILVLVDSLLLGISILSSYYFMTPFVGIDQDYLAVNLGVSLIFYIGYGMLFKTFTRINRYTNLNEMAAIFSAITCTVISSFIIQYLFMQKISLRLQLLTYILSMFLIISSRLFWRIYIEHKAQRQESPLNKHRTLIIGAGEGGRILCNSILSSKAINDLEVIGFVDDDPNKYKTYLSGIKVVGNTKDLPRLIDELSIDMVTIAIPSLPRKRIREIFHLIESKEVKMNTMPSIEEIASGKINVSRLKEIDVVDLLGREEVKLDLDKLKSHISEKVILVTGAGGSIGSEICRQVLAFSPKKLLLLGHGENSIYLIHRELSGDPSYNKTEIIPIIADIQDREKIFHIMKEHQPDIVYHAAAHKHVPLMEYNPREAVKNNIKGTKNVAEAAKEANVKNFVMVSTDKANNPPNVMGATKRIAEMIVTGLNGENCTKFSAVRFGNVLGSRGSVIPVFREQIAKGGPITITDFRMTRYFMTIPEASRLVIQSSALAKGGEIFVLDMSEPVKILDLARNMIRLSGYTEEEIEIVETGIRPGEKLYEELLLDKERNDEQVYEKIFVGNIKGYPIQEVMEFVTGLSDDDKQLAKEVVAFARASSK, translated from the coding sequence TTGTTTGAACTTACTAGAAGAAGAAAAGTAATCATTTTAGTTTTGGTTGATAGTTTGTTATTAGGCATCTCTATATTATCAAGCTATTATTTTATGACACCATTTGTTGGTATCGATCAAGATTATTTAGCCGTGAATTTAGGCGTATCACTAATTTTTTATATTGGATATGGCATGCTGTTCAAAACATTCACGCGAATCAATCGATATACGAATTTAAATGAGATGGCAGCTATTTTTTCAGCCATTACTTGTACCGTTATTTCATCATTTATCATTCAATATTTGTTTATGCAAAAAATCAGCCTTAGATTACAATTATTAACTTACATCTTATCTATGTTTCTCATCATCAGCAGTCGTTTATTCTGGCGTATATATATCGAACATAAAGCACAGCGTCAAGAATCGCCACTAAACAAACACAGAACACTAATTATCGGAGCTGGCGAAGGCGGACGTATCCTATGCAATAGTATTCTTAGTTCAAAAGCAATCAACGATTTGGAAGTGATTGGCTTTGTGGATGATGATCCGAACAAATATAAAACATATTTGTCTGGGATAAAAGTCGTAGGGAATACCAAAGACTTACCAAGATTGATCGATGAATTGTCGATTGACATGGTAACGATCGCGATACCTTCCTTGCCACGAAAAAGAATTCGTGAAATTTTCCATCTTATCGAATCAAAAGAAGTCAAGATGAATACCATGCCCTCGATTGAAGAAATCGCATCAGGGAAAATCAATGTTTCTCGCTTGAAAGAAATCGACGTAGTCGACTTGTTAGGACGAGAAGAAGTCAAATTAGATTTAGACAAACTAAAATCACACATCTCAGAAAAAGTCATACTTGTTACCGGAGCTGGAGGCTCTATTGGTTCAGAAATTTGTCGTCAAGTACTTGCTTTTTCGCCAAAAAAATTACTCTTATTAGGACATGGTGAAAACTCGATTTATTTGATTCATCGCGAACTATCAGGAGATCCCTCTTATAATAAAACAGAAATCATTCCAATTATTGCTGATATCCAAGACCGTGAAAAGATCTTCCATATCATGAAAGAACATCAGCCAGATATCGTCTATCATGCAGCAGCACATAAACATGTACCGTTGATGGAATATAACCCAAGAGAAGCAGTAAAAAACAATATCAAAGGAACAAAAAACGTAGCTGAGGCTGCCAAAGAAGCGAATGTCAAAAACTTTGTAATGGTTTCCACAGATAAAGCAAATAACCCACCAAATGTAATGGGAGCCACCAAACGAATCGCAGAAATGATCGTGACAGGCTTGAATGGAGAAAACTGTACCAAGTTTTCGGCCGTAAGATTTGGTAATGTATTAGGCTCCCGCGGAAGCGTGATCCCTGTTTTTCGAGAACAGATCGCAAAAGGCGGACCAATCACGATCACCGACTTTCGGATGACCCGTTACTTTATGACGATCCCAGAAGCAAGCCGTTTAGTCATCCAATCGAGTGCATTAGCCAAAGGTGGCGAAATCTTTGTCTTAGATATGAGTGAACCAGTTAAAATCTTAGATCTTGCACGAAATATGATCCGCTTGAGTGGATACACTGAAGAAGAAATCGAAATCGTCGAAACAGGCATTCGACCTGGCGAAAAATTGTATGAAGAACTGTTATTGGACAAAGAACGAAATGATGAACAGGTGTATGAAAAGATTTTTGTCGGGAATATCAAAGGTTACCCGATCCAAGAAGTCATGGAATTTGTAACAGGTTTATCCGACGATGACAAACAGCTAGCAAAAGAAGTCGTAGCATTTGCGAGGGCTTCGAGTAAGTAG
- a CDS encoding tyrosine-protein phosphatase: MIDLHCHILPGIDDGPKTVKESIAMAEEAVRQGITHILCTPHHNQRFTNEKADVLLAVEDLQKELDRQSIPLTLFEGQEVRIKRNLIDEIKSDKILFADVTDRYLLAELPTNSIPEYTESLFYELRQMGIVPIIVHPERNRGFQESPNLLLPYLNMGCLAQLTAPSIAGVYGKQIKKLSEELVQHRLVQMIASDAHSRKDRDFYMEKAYSIVEKKFGPRVIEEMDQVTRDIINGEQVHAKDFRPIV, from the coding sequence ATGATTGATTTACATTGTCATATTTTACCTGGTATAGATGACGGACCAAAAACGGTTAAAGAATCGATCGCCATGGCAGAAGAAGCTGTTCGACAAGGAATCACCCACATTTTATGCACCCCTCATCACAATCAACGTTTCACCAATGAAAAAGCAGATGTATTACTAGCTGTCGAAGACTTGCAAAAAGAACTCGATCGACAGTCCATCCCCCTAACTTTATTTGAAGGACAAGAAGTTCGAATAAAAAGAAATCTAATAGATGAAATTAAAAGTGACAAGATTCTTTTTGCAGATGTTACCGATCGCTATTTGCTAGCTGAGCTACCAACAAACAGCATTCCCGAATACACAGAAAGTTTGTTTTATGAATTACGTCAGATGGGGATCGTACCAATCATTGTCCATCCTGAGCGGAACCGTGGTTTTCAAGAAAGTCCTAATCTATTATTACCCTACTTGAATATGGGCTGTTTGGCGCAGTTGACTGCACCAAGTATTGCAGGAGTTTATGGCAAACAGATCAAGAAGTTAAGTGAAGAACTGGTTCAACATCGGCTTGTCCAGATGATCGCCTCAGATGCCCATAGTCGAAAAGATCGGGATTTTTATATGGAGAAAGCCTATAGTATCGTAGAGAAAAAATTTGGACCAAGAGTTATCGAAGAAATGGATCAAGTAACAAGAGACATCATCAATGGGGAGCAAGTGCATGCAAAAGATTTTCGACCTATTGTATAA
- a CDS encoding CpsD/CapB family tyrosine-protein kinase: MKKNTILPVSLLSITDKNAMVSEQYRTIRSNIQFASVDRELKTMVVTSSGPGEGKSTTAANLAVVFANSGKRVLLVDADLRKPSVALTFQLPNVNGLSNFLGDREGRPESYYHTSSVENLWVMTSGPKPPNPSELLDSKRMEEVIEQLKAVFDLIIFDLPPIATVTDAQILAAKTDGTLLVVRERKTMKQELIKAKELLSIAQATILGVVYNGAKKNADFNYYYY; encoded by the coding sequence ATGAAGAAAAACACTATTTTACCTGTTTCACTCCTCAGCATTACCGATAAAAATGCCATGGTTTCCGAACAATATCGGACGATTCGTTCAAATATCCAATTTGCTTCTGTCGATCGTGAATTGAAGACGATGGTCGTGACTTCATCTGGTCCAGGTGAAGGAAAATCAACAACAGCTGCTAACTTAGCTGTCGTATTCGCAAATAGTGGCAAACGAGTTTTGCTGGTGGATGCTGATTTGAGAAAACCAAGTGTAGCATTGACTTTTCAATTGCCAAATGTCAATGGATTAAGTAATTTTTTAGGCGATCGTGAAGGAAGACCGGAATCATATTATCATACCAGTTCCGTCGAAAATCTTTGGGTCATGACAAGTGGACCAAAACCACCGAATCCATCAGAACTACTTGATTCGAAACGAATGGAAGAAGTGATCGAACAACTAAAAGCAGTATTTGATTTGATCATTTTTGATTTACCTCCCATTGCAACAGTCACTGATGCTCAAATCTTAGCCGCAAAAACAGATGGGACACTTTTAGTCGTCCGAGAACGCAAAACAATGAAACAAGAATTAATCAAAGCGAAAGAACTGCTATCCATTGCACAAGCAACGATTTTAGGTGTTGTTTACAATGGTGCGAAGAAGAATGCAGATTTTAATTATTATTACTATTGA
- a CDS encoding YveK family protein: MEETISLGELFEILRKRWLLILATTLAGFALAAGVTFFLITPKYSSSAEMIVQSKAENTNTNLQDVNANVLLINTYKDMILGDVVINDVQRELEQNYGQSLTKGELKSVISVNQSQNSQMFQIVATVDNPDHATDIANVTAQVFQSKATDVLNVNKVTITSAAQSNPTPVSPNNMLNVVIGGLLGLMIGVGLAFLLELLDKTVKDERFVTEELGLPILGDVNEMTKKELENGRMFQPAEVETIETTEQRESRRSRKRV, from the coding sequence ATGGAAGAAACGATTAGTCTAGGAGAATTATTTGAGATTTTAAGAAAGCGTTGGTTGCTGATTCTTGCGACCACGCTTGCCGGATTTGCATTAGCTGCTGGAGTCACGTTCTTTTTGATCACACCTAAATACAGTTCATCAGCTGAGATGATCGTTCAGTCAAAAGCAGAAAATACGAATACGAATCTACAAGATGTCAACGCTAACGTATTGTTGATCAATACTTATAAAGATATGATTTTAGGCGATGTTGTCATCAATGATGTTCAAAGAGAACTTGAACAAAATTATGGACAAAGTCTTACAAAGGGTGAGTTGAAATCGGTGATCAGTGTCAATCAATCACAAAACTCACAAATGTTCCAAATCGTTGCAACTGTCGATAATCCAGATCATGCGACGGATATCGCCAACGTTACAGCACAAGTATTCCAATCAAAAGCAACGGACGTATTGAATGTCAATAAAGTGACGATCACTTCTGCAGCACAAAGCAATCCTACACCTGTTTCACCAAATAACATGTTGAACGTAGTTATCGGTGGGTTGCTTGGCTTGATGATTGGAGTCGGATTAGCCTTTCTTCTAGAGTTGTTAGATAAAACAGTCAAAGATGAGCGTTTTGTCACAGAAGAATTAGGATTGCCGATTCTTGGAGACGTCAATGAAATGACGAAGAAAGAACTTGAAAACGGCCGTATGTTTCAACCAGCAGAAGTCGAAACGATTGAAACAACAGAACAAAGAGAAAGCCGTCGTTCACGAAAACGTGTATAA
- a CDS encoding class D sortase, whose product MLFVPVFFLAAGYSLMYVIGRPVIHFATSSLNLFLLSDVPTFETQEQSFEAVKEEDVAKDENNELASSSIAYPRGGERYGDIMVDSLDLNVPLYFGDTDEILRKGAGQYMGSVYIGETGTSLVGGHNVDGFGKLSGIQTNDIVTAKTTYANYRYQVKEMVIRHKDDPEINELISQKDKPILLLYTCYPVDSLGMTDERLFVICELVEGPLINPNK is encoded by the coding sequence ATGCTTTTTGTCCCTGTCTTTTTTTTGGCAGCTGGTTATTCTCTAATGTACGTCATAGGAAGACCTGTCATTCATTTTGCCACTTCTTCTTTAAATTTGTTTTTACTTTCAGATGTCCCAACATTCGAAACGCAAGAACAAAGCTTTGAAGCTGTAAAAGAAGAAGATGTCGCTAAAGATGAGAACAATGAACTGGCATCTAGCAGTATCGCTTACCCTAGAGGTGGCGAACGTTATGGTGACATCATGGTGGATTCTTTAGATCTGAATGTGCCTTTGTATTTTGGAGATACCGATGAGATATTAAGAAAAGGTGCCGGACAATATATGGGTTCTGTCTACATAGGTGAGACTGGAACTTCACTAGTTGGTGGGCACAATGTTGATGGGTTTGGTAAGCTAAGCGGTATTCAAACAAATGATATCGTGACAGCTAAGACGACCTATGCGAATTACCGCTATCAAGTAAAAGAAATGGTGATTCGTCATAAAGATGATCCGGAAATCAATGAATTGATCAGTCAAAAAGATAAACCAATACTGCTTCTTTATACATGCTATCCTGTTGATAGTTTAGGCATGACGGATGAACGACTTTTTGTTATCTGTGAGTTAGTTGAAGGTCCGTTGATCAATCCTAATAAATAG
- the tsaD gene encoding tRNA (adenosine(37)-N6)-threonylcarbamoyltransferase complex transferase subunit TsaD, producing MNDKQTELILAIESSCDETSVAVVKDGQEILSNIVASQINSHKRFGGIVPEVASRHHVEQITLCLEEALVEAGVTAEQLTAVAVTEGPGLVGALLIGISAAKAFAWANHLPLIPVNHMAGHIYSARFEKAYEFPLMALLVSGGHTELVYMEEDGAYEIIGETRDDAAGEAYDKVGRVLGLSYPSGKEIDELAHQGKDAYHFPRAMLREDNYDFSFSGLKSAFINLVHNAEQRGEELDRADLAASFQASVVEVLVTKTIRACKSYPVKQLILAGGVAANQGLRESLKASLASELPELELIVPPLRLCGDNAAMIGAAASVEWRKGHLADYRLNAEPGLVLGEPIENVR from the coding sequence ATGAATGATAAACAAACAGAATTGATTTTAGCAATCGAGTCAAGCTGTGATGAAACAAGCGTAGCGGTCGTGAAAGATGGACAAGAAATCTTATCGAATATCGTTGCCTCTCAAATCAACAGCCATAAACGCTTTGGCGGGATCGTACCTGAAGTGGCCAGTCGCCATCATGTAGAGCAAATTACTTTATGTCTCGAAGAAGCGTTGGTAGAAGCAGGCGTGACTGCCGAACAACTTACTGCGGTTGCTGTCACAGAAGGACCAGGTCTTGTAGGGGCATTACTCATCGGTATTTCAGCAGCAAAGGCTTTTGCTTGGGCAAATCATCTGCCATTGATCCCAGTGAATCATATGGCAGGACATATTTACTCCGCCCGCTTCGAAAAAGCATATGAATTTCCATTGATGGCGTTGTTGGTCAGTGGAGGGCACACGGAGTTAGTTTATATGGAAGAAGATGGCGCTTATGAGATCATCGGTGAAACAAGAGACGATGCCGCTGGAGAAGCCTACGACAAAGTAGGACGTGTTTTAGGATTGAGCTATCCAAGTGGAAAAGAAATCGATGAATTAGCCCATCAAGGTAAAGATGCCTACCACTTTCCTCGGGCAATGCTTCGTGAAGATAATTATGATTTTAGTTTCAGTGGCTTAAAAAGTGCATTTATCAATTTAGTTCACAACGCGGAGCAACGAGGGGAAGAATTGGATCGAGCAGACCTTGCTGCAAGTTTTCAAGCCAGTGTTGTCGAAGTCTTGGTAACAAAAACGATACGTGCTTGCAAAAGTTATCCGGTGAAACAATTGATCCTTGCAGGTGGCGTTGCTGCCAATCAAGGACTAAGAGAAAGCTTGAAAGCAAGTTTAGCCTCAGAATTACCTGAATTGGAACTGATCGTACCACCATTACGCCTTTGTGGGGACAATGCGGCAATGATCGGTGCCGCTGCATCCGTCGAATGGCGAAAAGGGCATCTTGCTGATTATCGACTGAATGCAGAACCAGGTTTAGTGTTAGGTGAACCAATAGAAAATGTCAGGTAA
- the rimI gene encoding ribosomal protein S18-alanine N-acetyltransferase: MIEEKTAFNDTKLAQALWQVSDDAFLNGSPWTKEQFLSDIQQPQTNYLVLHQADEIIGFIGYAKVLDEVEVTNLAVLTAEQHKGVARQLLQEMLQREKANQAHSVFLEVRQSNIAAQHLYESEKFRQVGKRKAYYHDPVEDAVIMCTKLKTEVMKP; the protein is encoded by the coding sequence GTGATTGAAGAAAAAACAGCTTTCAATGATACAAAATTAGCCCAAGCGCTTTGGCAAGTCAGTGACGATGCTTTTTTAAATGGATCACCTTGGACAAAAGAGCAATTTTTGTCTGATATCCAACAACCGCAAACCAATTATTTAGTCCTTCACCAGGCAGATGAAATCATTGGCTTTATTGGATATGCCAAAGTACTTGATGAAGTAGAAGTGACGAATCTTGCAGTTCTGACTGCTGAACAACACAAAGGTGTAGCAAGACAATTATTACAAGAGATGCTGCAACGAGAAAAAGCTAACCAAGCGCATAGTGTTTTTTTAGAAGTACGACAGTCAAATATTGCTGCCCAACACCTTTACGAATCAGAAAAATTCCGCCAAGTAGGTAAACGAAAAGCCTACTATCATGATCCGGTCGAAGATGCGGTCATCATGTGTACAAAGCTAAAAACAGAGGTGATGAAACCATGA
- the rimI gene encoding ribosomal protein S18-alanine N-acetyltransferase: MLKKFKAYLRTMLQEKADYPEKTITVGEKQYQLRELTVEDVKALLSIEREVYLGELPWTKSAFISELTSPFMTLYLGIFDREELFGFVGSRVLGLDCHLTNIAVSPSYQRQRIGTYLINEIETFARMNQCETMSLEVRISNQNAQRLYRKLGFQSRKVKKGYYTETNEDALDMVKLLKEE, encoded by the coding sequence ATGTTGAAAAAATTTAAAGCCTATCTACGGACCATGCTTCAAGAAAAAGCAGATTATCCAGAGAAAACGATCACTGTTGGCGAAAAGCAATATCAATTACGAGAGTTGACAGTTGAGGATGTCAAGGCGTTGTTAAGTATCGAACGGGAAGTTTATTTAGGGGAATTACCTTGGACAAAAAGTGCATTCATCTCAGAGCTGACTTCCCCATTCATGACTTTATATTTAGGGATATTCGATCGAGAAGAATTATTCGGCTTTGTTGGATCTAGAGTATTAGGACTCGATTGCCATCTCACGAACATTGCGGTCAGTCCGAGTTACCAACGGCAGCGTATCGGCACCTATTTAATCAACGAGATCGAGACATTCGCACGGATGAATCAATGCGAGACCATGTCATTAGAAGTACGGATCAGTAATCAGAATGCCCAACGCTTATACAGAAAACTAGGCTTCCAATCGAGAAAAGTAAAAAAAGGGTATTATACAGAAACGAATGAAGATGCCTTAGATATGGTAAAACTATTAAAAGAAGAGTGA